A single genomic interval of Bacteroidales bacterium harbors:
- a CDS encoding TonB-dependent receptor produces MNNLKMIGISVVMIIIVASNINAQNITQSIRGQIIEKQTQAKLPGAIIMLSESDPVVVTMTDKNGYFLLENVPVGRISLEISYMGFNTTFLSNLNLTSGKELVLHIEMEEKVMAIDEVVVTAGKKGETINKMASTSVRAFSVEESQRYAGARNDVSRMAANYAGVCTSNDNLNDIVIRGNSPAGLLWRLEGIDIPNPNHFGQVGATGGPVGMLNNNVLSNSDFMTAAFPAEYGNAYSGVFDLKMRNGNYSKHEFLGQVGFNGFEIGAEGPVFRNNKSSYLINYRYSTMGALQALGINVGTGEAVPNYQDLTFKLNFPTKNIGKITIFGLGGISDINFLYSERDLTKEDENTYAYENRDVVSKSEMGIIGASHTYLINRNTYSKLIIGTSTMINYNVVDSVSTLTNIPTPYVRMDITDSRIFGNFYINKKINSHHNFRIGVNMKKITMNLIDSIYDASYDRFITRLDNNDFTYLYEAFFQWQYKLTDNLIFNPGIHYQQLVLNNNNSVEPRFGIKWNFSDTQSLALAYGLHSICQPLSVYFKQVELPDLDYSVPNEDLDFTKSHHFVLGYNLQINKNLRLKAETYYQDIFQAVVEPVESSYSILNSNSFTRFTPDSLINGGSGANYGIELTIERFMDKGFYYLLTGSLYESKYKGSDGILRNTAFNGNYVVNALAGKEFELFPNKENAKYKKVIAVDGKLTWAGGLRYTPVDIEKSMQSGQTELDEGNPFSKQFEDYIRPDIKIAFRLDGKKVSHELSFDIQNFINRENPYTMTFNTETGEEEMVYQLGLFPMVQYRIVF; encoded by the coding sequence AAATCAGTTATATGGGATTTAATACAACTTTTTTAAGCAATTTAAATTTAACATCAGGAAAAGAACTTGTATTACACATTGAGATGGAAGAAAAAGTTATGGCAATAGATGAAGTTGTAGTAACTGCCGGAAAAAAAGGTGAAACAATAAATAAAATGGCAAGTACAAGTGTCAGGGCTTTTTCTGTGGAAGAAAGTCAGCGATATGCAGGGGCGAGGAATGATGTTTCAAGAATGGCTGCAAATTATGCCGGTGTCTGCACTTCAAACGATAACCTTAACGATATTGTAATTCGCGGAAATTCACCGGCAGGTTTATTATGGAGACTTGAAGGTATTGATATTCCTAATCCGAACCATTTCGGACAAGTCGGTGCAACAGGCGGCCCGGTAGGGATGTTAAATAATAATGTGCTTTCTAATTCCGATTTTATGACAGCTGCTTTTCCTGCCGAATACGGAAATGCTTATTCAGGAGTATTTGATTTAAAAATGCGTAACGGAAATTACAGTAAACACGAATTTCTCGGACAAGTTGGTTTTAACGGTTTTGAAATTGGTGCTGAAGGCCCTGTTTTCAGAAATAATAAGTCTTCATATTTAATTAATTATCGTTATTCTACAATGGGCGCTCTGCAAGCATTGGGTATTAACGTAGGAACCGGAGAAGCTGTCCCTAATTATCAGGATTTAACTTTTAAACTGAATTTTCCGACAAAAAATATCGGAAAAATAACAATTTTCGGACTTGGAGGAATCAGCGATATAAATTTTTTATACAGTGAAAGAGATTTAACGAAAGAAGATGAAAATACTTATGCTTACGAAAACAGAGATGTTGTTTCAAAAAGTGAAATGGGAATAATCGGGGCTTCACACACATATTTAATTAACCGGAATACATATTCAAAACTTATTATCGGTACATCAACAATGATTAATTATAATGTTGTTGATTCTGTAAGCACTTTAACAAATATTCCAACTCCTTATGTTCGGATGGATATAACAGATTCAAGAATTTTCGGAAATTTTTATATCAATAAAAAGATTAATTCTCATCATAATTTCAGAATAGGTGTGAATATGAAAAAAATCACTATGAATCTGATTGATTCTATTTATGATGCAAGCTATGACAGGTTTATTACAAGATTAGATAATAATGATTTTACATATTTGTACGAAGCATTTTTTCAATGGCAATACAAACTGACTGATAATTTGATATTTAATCCGGGTATTCATTATCAACAATTAGTATTAAATAACAATAATTCTGTTGAACCCCGATTCGGAATAAAATGGAACTTTTCTGATACTCAATCGCTTGCACTTGCTTATGGTTTACATAGTATTTGTCAGCCCTTAAGTGTTTATTTCAAACAGGTTGAATTGCCCGATTTAGACTATTCCGTGCCAAACGAAGATTTGGATTTTACAAAAAGTCATCACTTTGTTTTGGGATATAATCTTCAAATTAATAAAAATTTACGATTAAAAGCAGAAACATATTATCAGGATATATTTCAGGCAGTAGTTGAACCGGTCGAAAGTTCTTATTCAATTTTAAACAGCAATTCTTTTACAAGATTTACACCCGATTCGTTGATAAACGGAGGCAGTGGTGCAAATTACGGAATAGAACTCACAATTGAACGATTTATGGATAAAGGGTTTTATTATCTTTTAACCGGTTCATTATATGAATCGAAATATAAAGGGAGCGACGGAATATTAAGAAATACAGCTTTTAACGGAAATTATGTTGTTAATGCTTTGGCAGGAAAAGAATTTGAATTATTCCCTAACAAAGAAAATGCAAAATATAAAAAAGTAATAGCCGTTGACGGAAAACTCACATGGGCGGGAGGATTAAGATATACACCTGTTGATATTGAGAAATCAATGCAAAGCGGGCAGACAGAACTTGACGAAGGAAACCCGTTTTCAAAACAATTTGAAGATTATATCAGGCCTGATATAAAAATAGCTTTCAGGTTAGACGGAAAAAAAGTTTCACATGAATTATCTTTTGATATTCAAAATTTCATAAACCGGGAAAACCCCTATACGATGACATTTAATACTGAAACAGGCGAAGAAGAAATGGTATATCAACTCGGTTTATTCCCGATGGTGCAATATAGAATAGTTTT